ACGATGGGCCAGGGCTCCCAGCTCGTCCACCGCCCGCGGGTGAAGTCCGGAACCTCCTGCGGCTTGCCCTGCCGCGCCACCGAGCGCACGCTCAGCTCCACCATCGAGGACAGCGCCGCCGCATCGTACACGTTGGCGTCGGTCGGCAGCCCGGCGCGGAGGCAGGCGATCAGCCGGTAGTCCTCGAGGAAGTCCATCCCGCCGTGCCCCCGGTCCATCTGCTGGATCTTCTCCGAGCGCCACAGCGGGTGGTCGAACTCCGGGTAGTACTGCTCGGCGTCCTCCCACCCGTGCCCCGCGCTGCGGCCCTCGAGGTGCACCCGGTGGGGCCATCCGCTCACGATCCCCCGGGTTCCCTGCAGCAGCTGCAGCCGGCTGTAGGGCCGGGGGTTGTTGGTGTTGTGGGCCAGGTAGATCGTCCGCCCCCGCGCGGTCTGGATCAGGCTCACGTTCTGGTCGCCCAGGACATAGCGCTCGGTCCGGCGCGGGTCATCGGCGGGGAGATGCTCCTCGCGCCACGCCTGCAGCCCGCGGCTGGGCGAGCTCATCGAGCTGATCCGGAGAAAGCGGTCACCCCGGTTGATGTCCATGCAGTTCGCCACCGGGCCAAGGCCGTGGGTGGGATAGAGGTTGCCGTTGTGGGTGGTGGACCAGGCCCGGCGCCACAGCCCCTCGCCCTCGGTGGAGAACTTGATGCCGCGGAGGTCGTGCAGGTACGCGGCCTCCCCGTGGAGCACCTCGCCCAGCAGCCCCTGGCGGACCAGGTGCAGCGCCATGAGCTCGAACCGGTCGTAGTTGCAGTTCTCCATCATCACGCAGTGGCGCTGGTACTTCTCCGCCGCCTCCACCAGGGCCCAGCAATCGTCCACGCTCATGGCCGCGGGCACCTCGGTGGCGGCGTGCTTGCCGTGGCGGAGCGCCGCGAGCAGCACCGGGACGTGCCACTCCCACGGGGTCGCCGTGTACACCAGGTCGAGCTCGGCCTCGGCGCACATCCGCTCGAAGTCGCGCGGTCCGCGGGTGTAGAGCGCCGGGGCGGGCTGGCCGGCGGCCACCACCGTCTCGCTGGCGCGCCGGGCGTGCGCCTCACGGATGTCGCACACCGCCCGGAGCTCCACCCCCTCCAGGGCCAGCAGGTTCTCCACGTGGACCGACCCCATTCCCCCCACCCCGACGAACCCCACGCGGACCCGGTCCAGGGGCGGTGCGCGGAACGGCGCGGCGGGGCCGGGGTGCGGCGGCGCGGGCGGCAGGATCCGGGGGAGGTTGCCCCCCAGGGCCAGGGCGGCGCCGGCACGGACAACGTCTCGACGGGTAGGGTCGGCGGTCATGGATGCGGGGGCTGGGGTGGGTGGACCGGGCCGGGTGGCGCCGGCGTGCGGAGTCCGCGGCCTTCCGCGTCTCCCGCGCTGTCAGTAACTCTAGACGGTCGGGGCCCCCGGGAAATAGCCCCGGACGCCCGGGGGTGCTAGAATCCCGATCCGGCCGGCGGCCCTCGCCGCCCTCCTTCATAGCCCATCGCCCGGTTCCTGATGTCCGTGACCTCCGCCTGCCATCGCTGTCAGACGCCACTCGATTCCGGGGCCCGGTTCTGCCAGGTCTGCGGCTTGAGCGTGTCGGGCGAGCAGACGGCCCCGCTGCCGACCCTGACCCAGGTGCTGCAGCAGGCCACGCTCGGGGAGTACGAGGTGCTCCGGGAGATCGGCCAGGGTGGCATGGCCACGGTGTTCCTGGCCCACGAGATCGCGCTGGCGCGGAAGGTGGCGATCAAGGTGATGTCGCCCCAGTTGGTCCACGGGGCGGACATGATCGAGCGGTTCAAGCGCGAGGCGCGCACCGCGGCCAGCCTCAACCACCCGCACATCATCCCGATCTACGCCGTGCGCGAGTCGCAGCACGTGCTGTATTTCGTGATGAAGTACGTGCAGGGCCGGCCGCTCGACGCCATCCTCCGCGACGTCGGCCCGCTCCCCTTCCCGATGGTGCGCTCCATCCTGGCCGACATCGGCTCGGCGCTCGACTACGCCCATCGCCAGGGCGTCATCCACCGCGACGTGAAGCCGGGGAACATCCTCATCGACGAGGAGGGGTTCGCGGTCATCACCGACTTCGGGATCGCCAAGGCGGCGCAGGGCGAG
The Gemmatimonadota bacterium DNA segment above includes these coding regions:
- a CDS encoding Gfo/Idh/MocA family oxidoreductase, yielding MTADPTRRDVVRAGAALALGGNLPRILPPAPPHPGPAAPFRAPPLDRVRVGFVGVGGMGSVHVENLLALEGVELRAVCDIREAHARRASETVVAAGQPAPALYTRGPRDFERMCAEAELDLVYTATPWEWHVPVLLAALRHGKHAATEVPAAMSVDDCWALVEAAEKYQRHCVMMENCNYDRFELMALHLVRQGLLGEVLHGEAAYLHDLRGIKFSTEGEGLWRRAWSTTHNGNLYPTHGLGPVANCMDINRGDRFLRISSMSSPSRGLQAWREEHLPADDPRRTERYVLGDQNVSLIQTARGRTIYLAHNTNNPRPYSRLQLLQGTRGIVSGWPHRVHLEGRSAGHGWEDAEQYYPEFDHPLWRSEKIQQMDRGHGGMDFLEDYRLIACLRAGLPTDANVYDAAALSSMVELSVRSVARQGKPQEVPDFTRGRWTSWEPWPIVGE